A portion of the Mangifera indica cultivar Alphonso unplaced genomic scaffold, CATAS_Mindica_2.1 Un_0147, whole genome shotgun sequence genome contains these proteins:
- the LOC123208162 gene encoding DDB1- and CUL4-associated factor 8-like, with amino-acid sequence MSKNTRPRTILDSAATVIDVCQRELGLLSTRNFEYRRRASQDLVLRLDSYKKLDKHRGCVNTLSFNADVDILVSGSDDRRAILWDWVTGRIKLSFDSGHYDDVTQAKIMPFSDDRSIVTCAINGEEKRKFLYCHVNPSGKDCARFQMGIRIAAKY; translated from the exons ATGAGCAAGAATACCAGGCCTAGAACCATCCTAGACAGTGCAGCCACAGTGATCGATGTTTGTCAACGCGAACTCGGCCTTCTCTCCACCCGGAACTTTGAGTATCGTCGCCGTGCCTCCCAG GATCTTGTTCTTCGACTTGATAGTTACAAGAAACTTGATAAACATCGAGGTTGTGTGAACACATTAAGCTTCAATGCGGATGTTGATATTCTGGTGTCAGGCTCTGATGACAGGCGAGCTATACTCTGGGATTGGGTAACTGGGCGTATCAAACTTTCATTCGATTCTGGTCATTATGACGATGTTACCCAGGCGAAAATCATGCCATTTTCAGATGATCGCAGCATTGTTACCTGTGCCATTAATGGGGAG GAGAAGCGCAAATTCCTCTATTGTCATGTTAATCCATCTGGGAAGGACTGTGCAAGATTTCAGATGGGAATCAGAATTGCagcaaaatattga